A region from the Mya arenaria isolate MELC-2E11 chromosome 2, ASM2691426v1 genome encodes:
- the LOC128225135 gene encoding integrator complex subunit 15-like isoform X2, translating to MSATLARLQYLDFPECSQEALIFLVKHFSSEARHGVPGRTSPGEKLAIDVAQEFIVELYKRKYHRKMKLNAVHELQLLEMVCRTLQECPEQACYKAFTAIFGGHIEAAKITLMTKLVSMAISVSCGPVLRCVALWMQEQGSQSQCVCDVAQQVVEDYGQLYPGLGPAFRALPSVSSLFTCNFVTAITTIYTYTDVSKTPPKELLECIVDWISSDPCLCSDSVRLVRIQANFTCPLGGLIRWCILGPIVTSMAGESNSSVQGGTSAAKDLKQTNTQDSKLMSLFSKLHLGVLLCLQAYQSMELNEQLFSYGDIFIVSKTLSSYYRGGQCREELIDAINTAVDRLAQIIQMALATKSLSDKFDFLQVREGLPPNRLLDMMLSMKYATQRTEAMDLS from the exons ATGTCTGCTACCTTGGCAAGACTGCAGTACCTGGATTTCCCTGAGTGCTCTCAGGAGGCCCTAATTTTCCTggttaaacatttttcttctgAGGCCCGTCATGGGGTTCCAGGCAGGACCTCCCCAGGGGAGAAACTGGCAATCGATGTGGCTCAAGAGTTCATAGTTGAGCTTTATAAACGAAAGTACCACAGAAAAATG aagCTGAATGCAGTGCATGAGCTACAGCTACTGGAGATGGTGTGTCGGACCTTACAGGAGTGTCCAGAGCAAGCCTGCTACAAGGCTTTTACGGCCATATTCGGGGGACACATCGAAGCAGCTAAGATCACCCTGATGACTAAGCTTGTCTCGATGGCAATATCAGTGTCTTGTGGGCCGGTTCTCCGCTGTGTGGCGTTGTGGATGCAG GAGCAAGGTAGCCAGAGCCAGTGTGTTTGTGACGTTGCACAGCAGGTTGTAGAGGATTATGGGCAACTATACCCCGGGCTTGGTCCTGCTTTCCGGGCTCTCCCTAGTGTCTCCTCCCTCTTCACATGTAACTTTGTCACTGCTATCACAAccatatacacatacacag ATGTAAGCAAGACCCCACCCAAGGAGCTCTTGGAATGCATCGTAGACTGGATCTCATCAGATCCCTGTTTGTGCTCAGACTCTGTTAGACTTGTTCGGATTCAGGCCAACTTTACCTGTCCTTTAGGTGGACTCATCCGCTGGTGCATTCTGGGACCTATAGTCACATCAATGGCAGGAGAGTCCAATAGTTCAGTCCAGGGGGGAACAAGTGCTGCcaaagatttaaaacaaacaaacacacaagaTTCAAAACTAATGAGTCTCTTCTCAAAATTACACCTTGGagtattgttatgtttgcaaGCATATCAGAGCATGGAGTTAAAtgaacaattgttttcttatGGAGATATATTCATCGTGTCCAAGACATTGTCCTCATATTACCGAGGCGGACAATGCAGGGAAGAACTGATTGATGCAATCAACACAGCTGTCGATCGACTTGCGCAAATTATTCAAATGGCCCTCGCTACTAAATCCCTTTCAG aCAAGTTTGATTTCCTTCAAGTCAGGGAAGGTCTACCTCCGAACCG ATTGCTTGACATGATGTTGTCCATGAAATATGCAACTCAACGAACAGAAGCCATGGATCTCTCGTGA
- the LOC128225135 gene encoding integrator complex subunit 15-like isoform X1, with protein sequence MTNTTMSATLARLQYLDFPECSQEALIFLVKHFSSEARHGVPGRTSPGEKLAIDVAQEFIVELYKRKYHRKMKLNAVHELQLLEMVCRTLQECPEQACYKAFTAIFGGHIEAAKITLMTKLVSMAISVSCGPVLRCVALWMQEQGSQSQCVCDVAQQVVEDYGQLYPGLGPAFRALPSVSSLFTCNFVTAITTIYTYTDVSKTPPKELLECIVDWISSDPCLCSDSVRLVRIQANFTCPLGGLIRWCILGPIVTSMAGESNSSVQGGTSAAKDLKQTNTQDSKLMSLFSKLHLGVLLCLQAYQSMELNEQLFSYGDIFIVSKTLSSYYRGGQCREELIDAINTAVDRLAQIIQMALATKSLSDKFDFLQVREGLPPNRLLDMMLSMKYATQRTEAMDLS encoded by the exons ATG ACAAACACCACCATGTCTGCTACCTTGGCAAGACTGCAGTACCTGGATTTCCCTGAGTGCTCTCAGGAGGCCCTAATTTTCCTggttaaacatttttcttctgAGGCCCGTCATGGGGTTCCAGGCAGGACCTCCCCAGGGGAGAAACTGGCAATCGATGTGGCTCAAGAGTTCATAGTTGAGCTTTATAAACGAAAGTACCACAGAAAAATG aagCTGAATGCAGTGCATGAGCTACAGCTACTGGAGATGGTGTGTCGGACCTTACAGGAGTGTCCAGAGCAAGCCTGCTACAAGGCTTTTACGGCCATATTCGGGGGACACATCGAAGCAGCTAAGATCACCCTGATGACTAAGCTTGTCTCGATGGCAATATCAGTGTCTTGTGGGCCGGTTCTCCGCTGTGTGGCGTTGTGGATGCAG GAGCAAGGTAGCCAGAGCCAGTGTGTTTGTGACGTTGCACAGCAGGTTGTAGAGGATTATGGGCAACTATACCCCGGGCTTGGTCCTGCTTTCCGGGCTCTCCCTAGTGTCTCCTCCCTCTTCACATGTAACTTTGTCACTGCTATCACAAccatatacacatacacag ATGTAAGCAAGACCCCACCCAAGGAGCTCTTGGAATGCATCGTAGACTGGATCTCATCAGATCCCTGTTTGTGCTCAGACTCTGTTAGACTTGTTCGGATTCAGGCCAACTTTACCTGTCCTTTAGGTGGACTCATCCGCTGGTGCATTCTGGGACCTATAGTCACATCAATGGCAGGAGAGTCCAATAGTTCAGTCCAGGGGGGAACAAGTGCTGCcaaagatttaaaacaaacaaacacacaagaTTCAAAACTAATGAGTCTCTTCTCAAAATTACACCTTGGagtattgttatgtttgcaaGCATATCAGAGCATGGAGTTAAAtgaacaattgttttcttatGGAGATATATTCATCGTGTCCAAGACATTGTCCTCATATTACCGAGGCGGACAATGCAGGGAAGAACTGATTGATGCAATCAACACAGCTGTCGATCGACTTGCGCAAATTATTCAAATGGCCCTCGCTACTAAATCCCTTTCAG aCAAGTTTGATTTCCTTCAAGTCAGGGAAGGTCTACCTCCGAACCG ATTGCTTGACATGATGTTGTCCATGAAATATGCAACTCAACGAACAGAAGCCATGGATCTCTCGTGA